The following proteins are co-located in the Argopecten irradians isolate NY chromosome 9, Ai_NY, whole genome shotgun sequence genome:
- the LOC138331848 gene encoding adhesion G protein-coupled receptor B1-like codes for MLNEYDVNIYKFMIIFTGVGAIISEARAKTFIQRSKRSAYDECRRGCTFLELDEVPGWEEKMEFMKNVKCSFYNCGPTGYCIATNANYVHSDFLEVQCVINGAWGQWSDWATCPVTCGGGTKIRTRSCDSPSPSNGGSYCPDPGTSSDWTTCGKIPCPIDGVWGDWNPWSKCSVTCELGTKTRSRECDSPAPEHDGKPCPEDAFSADECNLRPCPVDGAWSSWRSWSACAPVNSGVLRSRCRKCTDPVPQYGGAFCPDKPLDSEQCDIPLDTFKPKCRCRQARMPVVRNMSVAEIAAAIEELKEELTVDKTTTAVAVRKKISVSDSRTSSTIIGVLLGSIMMSIPLLFISAIDLVNVYQYWLGRTKVRPAPSAFNSIPGSRRTSTV; via the exons ATGCTGAATGAGTACGACGTTAACATTTATAAGTTTATGATAATTTTTACCGGAGTGGGAGCAATCATCTCTGAAGCTCGAGCAAAAACATTCATTCAGCGAAGCAAAAGGTCTGCGTACGACGAATGCCGGAGGGGTTGTACTTTCCTGGAGCTGGATGAAGTGCCCGGTTGGGAAGAAAAG atggaatttatgaaaaatgtcaaatgttCCTTTTACAACTGCGGTCCGACTGGATATTGTATCGCAACCAATGCTAACTATGTCCACAGCGATTTTCTGGAAGTCCAATGTGTTA TAAATGGCGCGTGGGGACAGTGGAGTGACTGGGCCACGTGCCCGGTTACATGTGGAGGTGGCACGAAGATCAGGACTCGCTCGTGCGACAGTCCATCACCATCAAATGGCGGTAGTTATTGTCCCGATCCCGGTACCAGTAGTGATTGGACTACGTGTGGAAAAATTCCGTGTCCAA TTGACGGTGTATGGGGAGATTGGAACCCTTGGAGCAAATGTTCCGTTACATGTGAATTAGGAACCAAGACAAGATCTCGAGAATGTGATAGCCCTGCGCCGGAACATGATGGCAAGCCCTGCCCTGAGGATGCCTTCAGTGCAGATGAATGTAACCTTCGGCCATGTCCAG TGGATGGAGCCTGGTCGTCATGGCGATCCTGGAGCGCATGCGCCCCTGTTAACAGTGGTGTACTCCGATCAAGATGCAGGAAATGTACAGATCCTGTCCCACAGTACGGTGGAGCGTTTTGTCCGGACAAACCACTGGACTCCGAACAGTGTGATATACCACTAG ATACCTTCAAGCCGAAATGTCGATGCAGACAAGCCCGTATGCCGGTGGTCAGAAACATGAGTGTGGCGGAGATAGCAGCAGCTATAGAGGAACTGAAGGAAGAATTAACCGTGGATAAAACCACAACGGCAG TGGCAGTTCGGAAGAAAATTTCTGTCTCGGACTCTCGGACCTCCTCTACCATTATCGGAGTCCTACTTGGTAGTATCATGATGTCCATACCTCTACTCTTCATTTCTGCTATCGACTTGGTCAATGTCTACCAGTATTGGCTTGGTAGAACCAAAGTGAGACCGGCGCCATCTGCATTCAACTCCATCCCCGGAAGTCGTAGAACCTCTACAGTTTAA